Proteins encoded by one window of Culicoides brevitarsis isolate CSIRO-B50_1 chromosome 2, AGI_CSIRO_Cbre_v1, whole genome shotgun sequence:
- the LOC134828957 gene encoding CLIP domain-containing serine protease HP8-like → MRPSYAIFVLFLGISAVNAALPNPSVRNACGVWTGDRIFGGVATQIDEYPWMALLSYTWQEEQVSVFGCGGSLIDERHVITAAHCISDSDPILTGVRLGEWNTSSPRDCFEPDDCADDPVDIPISMIFKHPEYNKNGGEENDIAILRLKTPVTYSYFIKPICLPSEPELRTKTNYEGTKFVTAGWGRTEKKQQSDVKMKTVVDFMNLNACNKVYNTIGRQISTKQLCAGGKDIKDSCQGDSGGPLMTTFTKNKNNYAYLAGLVSYGPAECGSRGWPGIYTRVGAYISWIEACVNTPDPVQRPVRPTRWRG, encoded by the exons atgcgtcCTTCGTACgcaatttttgtgcttttccTTGGCATTTCTGCCGTAAATGCCGCTCTTCCCAACCCCAGTGTCCGAAATGCGTGCGGCGTATGGACTGGCGATCGGATATTTGGCGGCGTCGCTACCCAAATCGACGAATACCCATGGATGGCGTTGCTTTCGTACACTTGGCAGGAGGAACAAGTTTCCGTTTTCGGTTGCGGCGGTTCGTTGATCGACGAAAGGCATGTAATTACGGCAGCGCATTGCATCAGTGACTCCGATCCGATTCTGACGGGCGTTCGTTTGGGCGAATGGAACACGTCGTCGCCTCGTGATTGCTTCGAACCGGATGATTGCGCCGATGATCCAGTTGACATCCCTATCTCGATGATCTTCAAACATCCGGAGTACAATAAAAATGGCGGCGAAGAGAATGACATCGCCATTTTGAGACTTAAGACGCCTGTGACGTACTCTTACTTCATTAAACCGATTTGTTTGCCATCGGAACCCGAGTTACGGACCAAAACGAATTACGAGGGCACGAAATTCGTCACTGCTGGATGGGGCCGCACTGAAAAGAAGCAACAAAGTGACGTCAAAATGAAGACTGTGGTTGATTTTATGAACTTGAATGCATGCAACAAGGTCTACAACACGATTGGACGACAAATTTCGACGAAACAATTGTGCGCTGGAGGTAAAGACATCAAGGATTCGTGTCAAGGTGACTCTG GTGGTCCATTGATGACAACTTTCACGAAAAACAAGAACAATTACGCATATTTGGCTGGTTTGGTGAGTTATGGTCCCGCCGAATGTGGTTCCCGTGGATGGCCTGGCATCTATACGCGTGTCGGAGCTTACATCAGTTGGATTGAAGCTTGTGTCAATACTCCGGATCCCGTTCAGAGACCCGTTCGTCCCACTCGTTGGCGTGGATAA
- the LOC134831678 gene encoding uncharacterized protein LOC134831678, with protein sequence MMAEFIQEIFDLESEIADELFRKLEILCESPLDETSEINIENSFNEAEEKFIKKYKFQANIECNDSVIDLTESDSDSDRTLCSSPDISGELSDVATPLVERGRGFMERSFSFQHPLGNSTQIRVLSKQISMQESVYHGDLDSPPPIISRSRSALLKVSKRDYSRKSVLFAFPQAEKQGNTKFFNTPPMSKKQRNEKFNWSESPAY encoded by the exons ATGATGGCCGAATTTATCCAAGAAATCTTCGATTTGGAGTCGGAAATCGCCGATGAGCTCTTTAGAAAGTTggaaattttgtgtgaaagtCCGCTTGATGAAACATccgaaataaatattgaaaactcCTTTAACGAAGCggaagaaaaattcatcaaaaaatacaaatttcagGCGAATATCGAATGTAATGATTCTGTAATCGACTtgacag aatccgACTCAGATTCTGATCGCACCCTTTGCTCAAGTCCGGATATAAGCGGCGAGTTAAGTGATGTAGCAACGCCATTAGTTGAACGAGGAAGAGGTTTCATGGAGCGTTCGTTCAGTTTTCAACATCCTTTGGGAAATTCCACGCAAATTCGGGTTTTGTCGAAGCAGATTTCGATGCAAGAAAGTGTTTATCACGGAGATttgg ATTCTCCTCCGCCAATCATTTCACGAAGCAGAAGCGCTTTGTTAAAGGTGTCAAAAAGGGATTACAGTCGAAAATCGGTCCTTTTTGCGTTTCCTCAAGCAGAAAAACAGGgaaatactaaatttttcaatacgcCGCCGATGTCTAAGAagcaaagaaatgaaaaatttaattggagCGAGTCTCCAGCTTATTAG
- the LOC134830265 gene encoding serine protease easter-like: MTKTLLCTIQGLLVICVPILIAAQSFSFDPRAVHNTSCDHQFGFPGRCIVLNDCPYANGIFKYLEQVRNTGQILEREVLDSYHDYLRKSHCGWKRKHPMVCCDPLPRIDSCFVHVQRIDVSNRISDGVEAGISEFPHMALLINEKVRGRPAFYCGGALINERYVVTAAHCFFEPHKYDRVFIRLGEHDLTSDIDCRRDLTNRTDCTDHVVDVNIEEKIIHEYYEPINFHNDIALIRLATPVNYTRFIQPICLLDPRPEIANLTNQKLEVSGFGKVGPAGNFSNVKLKVSVDAVSQEYCKAKYNTLKSRKIINDDQFCAGGQGIKDTCHGDSGSPVIGRYIVPYQDEKNRRMMIEYKYLVGIVSYGLGKCGTPTWPGVYTRVSNYVDWIRKMMRP, translated from the coding sequence ATGACAAAAACACTTCTTTGCACAATTCAGGGTCTTCTCGTTATCTGTGTTCCCATTCTGATCGCAGCGCAATCGTTCTCCTTCGATCCGCGTGCCGTGCACAATACTTCGTGCGATCATCAATTTGGATTTCCGGGACGTTGTATCGTGTTAAATGACTGTCCTTATGCCAATGGAATCTTCAAGTATCTCGAACAAGTTCGAAATACAGGTCAAATTCTCGAACGTGAGGTACTTGACTCGTATCATGATTACTTGAGGAAAAGCCATTGTGGATGGAAGCGAAAACATCCGATGGTTTGTTGTGATCCGCTGCCACGAATTGACTCGTGTTTCGTGCATGTTCAACGAATTGACGTTTCAAATCGAATTTCAGACGGAGTCGAAGCCGGTATCTCAGAATTTCCGCATATGGCGCTGCTCATTAATGAAAAGGTCAGAGGTCGTCCTGCTTTTTACTGCGGCGGTGCCTTGATCAACGAGAGATATGTTGTGACAGCAGCTCATTGCTTCTTCGAGCCACACAAGTACGATCGGGTGTTTATCCGCTTGGGCGAACATGATCTCACGAGTGACATTGATTGCCGACGAGACCTCACGAATCGAACGGATTGCACAGATCACGTAGTTGACGTCAACATTGAAGAGAAAATCATTCACGAGTATTACGAGCCGATCAATTTTCACAACGACATTGCCCTTATACGTCTTGCAACGCCAGTTAACTACACTCGTTTCATCCAACCAATTTGCCTTCTTGATCCGAGACCTGAAATCGCAAATCTTACAAATCAAAAGCTCGAAGTTTCAGGTTTTGGTAAAGTTGGTCCCGCAGGCAATTTCAGCAATGTTAAACTAAAAGTCTCAGTCGATGCGGTGTCGCAAGAGTATTGCAAAGCAAAGTACAATACGTTGAAATCCCGTAAAATCATCAACGACGATCAATTTTGTGCTGGAGGTCAAGGCATCAAAGATACGTGTCACGGAGATTCAGGAAGTCCCGTAATTGGAAGGTACATCGTTCCATATCaggatgaaaaaaatcgacgaATGATGATCGAATACAAATATTTAGTTGGAATTGTCTCGTATGGCTTGGGAAAATGCGGAACTCCAACGTGGCCTGGCGTGTATACGAGAGTCAGTAATTATGTCGATTGGATTCGGAAAATGATGAGACCGTAA
- the LOC134830845 gene encoding serine protease easter-like encodes MLKYLLIFAIYCQVSELCKTPNKEPGICVPLDSCISLRSILNQPVVPQDEFDFVILSQCQKPGFVCCPNSGVSSTTTTTEEVKEVVEEVTETPNIIQSSNLPVPGAGVCGIHLSDKIFGGTKIGIDEHPWMALLEYNDNGQNIFACGGVLISSRYVLTAAHCIRTTPFLKSVRLGEWNLKTEEDCDESGDCSDPVQDIPIEQTISHIKYDSSDRNSLYDIALIRLIRPVQFTYFIKPICLPFDPELQKDTIDVGKEFTVAGWGRTEKGTWSDIKLKLDVKGVDLQKCSQVYGNPLTPQLQRKLIPEQICAGGELNKDSCGGDSGGPLMRTWRDSKGKNYVFVAGIVSYGPTNCGQKGWPGVYTRVTSYLDWIQKNIRP; translated from the coding sequence ATGCTGAAATATCTTCTCATTTTCGCAATTTACTGCCAAGTCTCGGAACTTTGCAAAACTCCGAATAAAGAACCGGGCATTTGTGTTCCATTGGATTCTTGCATTTCTCTCAGAAGCATTTTAAATCAACCGGTTGTACCGCAAGATGAATTTGACTTTGTTATACTTAGTCAATGTCAGAAGCCAGGATTTGTTTGTTGTCCAAATTCAGGAGTTAGTTcaacgacaacaacgacaGAGGAAGTAAAAGAAGTTGTTGAAGAAGTAACAGAAACGCCAAACATCATTCAAAGCTCAAACTTACCAGTTCCTGGCGCGGGCGTTTGTGGCATCCATTTGAGTGATAAAATCTTTGGAGGCACCAAAATCGGTATCGATGAACATCCGTGGATGGCATTACTTGAGTACAATGATAACGGTCAGAATATTTTCGCATGTGGCGGAGTCCTGATCAGTTCTCGGTATGTTTTGACAGCAGCTCATTGCATTCGAACAACTCCTTTCCTGAAAAGTGTTCGCTTAGGTGAATGGAATTTGAAAACTGAAGAAGATTGTGACGAATCTGGAGATTGTTCAGATCCTGTGCAAGATATTCCAATTGAACAAACCATCTCTCATATCAAATATGACTCGTCAGATCGAAATTCATTATATGACATTGCCCTTATTCGCCTTATCCGACCAGTTCAGTTCACATATTTCATTAAACCGATTTGTTTACCTTTCGATCCCGAGTTACAAAAGGACACGATCGATGTTGGAAAGGAATTTACTGTTGCTGGATGGGGTCGAACTGAAAAAGGCACATGGAGTGACATCAAATTAAAGCTTGACGTCAAAGGAGTTGACCTTCAAAAATGTAGCCAAGTCTATGGAAATCCTCTGACTCCTCAACTTCAACGAAAACTCATTCCTGAGCAAATTTGCGCTGGCGGCGAACTCAATAAGGATTCGTGTGGCGGCGATTCTGGAGGACCCTTGATGCGAACATGGCGTGATAGTAAGGGCAAAAATTATGTCTTTGTCGCTGGAATTGTCAGCTATGGACCCACAAATTGCGGGCAGAAAGGATGGCCAGGTGTATATACGCGAGTCACGAGTTACCTTGACTGGATTCAGAAAAACATTAGaccatag
- the LOC134830868 gene encoding serine protease easter-like: MRVYLQFLGLVALLGVLAVGQNACRTPNQKNGRCISLFDCNSLSTLLRKQPLTQADRTHLAQSQCGWSGNYPLVCCPDGVQQQQGGRPQQQKGPVRPQPVQPTQAPVRQSKLPKPGDGQCGLDTSDRIYGGEATKIDEYPWLALLEYTKTGGSKGFHCGGVLISDQYVLTASHCVNSADLPTTWKLTGVRLGEWNLETDTDCDTSGVGSDCSDPVQDIPIEKLIPHERYEPAGEQQYNDIALLRLSRPAQLSYFVKPICLPSTNELRADTVVQGKKYVVAGWGKTETRSQSDIKLKVSVDGVSHPTCNNVYKSQRRTIGDTQICAGGEKGKDSCRGDSGGPLMGVSQGPKGQFTYLAGLVSYGPSPCGMEGWPGVYTRVASYIDWIESKVY, from the exons atgcgAGTTTATTTACAATTCTTAGGATTAGTTGCCCTTTTGGGTGTCCTTGCTGTTGGGc AAAATGCTTGTCGTACTCCAAATCAGAAAAATGGACGTTGTATTTCGTTGTTCGATTGCAACAGCTTGTCTACCCTTTTGCGTAAACAACCTTTGACACAAGCTGATCGTACGCATTTGGCTCAAAGTCAATGTGGATGGAGCGGTAATTATCCTCTTGTGTGTTGTCCTGATGGCGTTCAGCAACAACAAGGAGGTCGTCctcaacaacaaaaaggtCCAGTTCGCCCTCAACCAGTGCAGCCAACACAAGCTCCCGTTCGTCAAAGTAAATTACCTAAACCTGGAGATGGTCAATGCGGTCTTGACACTTCCGACAGAATTTATGGCGGAGAAGCTACTAAAATCGATGAGTATCCTTGGTTGGCGTTGTTGGAATATACAAAGA CTGGAGGCAGCAAAGGATTCCATTGCGGCGGTGTTCTCATCAGCGATCAATATGTCTTGACAGCTTCTCATTGTGTGAACAGTGCTGATTTGCCAACTACTTGGAAACTCACAGGTGTTCGTTTGGGCGAATGGAATCTCGAAACCGATACTGATTGCGATACTTCTGGCGTTGGATCTGATTGTTCAGATCCTGTTCAAGATATTCCCATTGAAAAACTCATTCCTCACGAACGTTACGAGCCAGCTGGAGAGCAACAATACAACGATATTGCTCTTTTACGTCTTTCTCGTCCCGCACAATTGAGTTACTTCGTCAAACCAATTTGCTTGCCCTCGACAAATGAATTGCGCGCCGATACCGTTGTTCAAGGCAAGAAATATGTCGTTGCTGGATGGGGTAAGACTGAGACCCGTTCTCAGAGTGACATCAAGTTGAAAGTTTCCGTTGATGGTGTTAGTCATCCAACGTGTAATAATGTCTACAAGAGTCAACGTCGTACGATTGGCGATACGCAAATTTGTGCTGGCGGCGAAAAGGGCAAGGACAGTTGTCGCGGAGACTCGGGAGGTCCATTGATGGGCGTTTCGCAAGGTCCTAAAGGGCAATTCACGTATTTAGCTGGTTTAGTGAGTTATGGACCAAGTCCTTGCGGAATGGAAGGATGGCCTGGCGTTTATACACGTGTTGCTAGTTACATTGACTGGATTGAATCTAAAGTTTATTAA
- the LOC134828958 gene encoding serine protease easter-like, which yields MVCCPDQSNSAYSAPFTFPGQYYTTTTTPSSLPSNPLLPQIGECGRQTEDRIIGGEIANLDDHPWAVLLEYRKNNGIRDFHCGGTLISNRYVLTAAHCIQSIPPSWRLVSVRLGEHDLTQNPDCEGYGYMRDCADYHLDIPIEEVVVNNGYSPYDDQQYNDIALIRLAKTVKFTAFVKPICLPMDNELKEKSLVGDRMEVVGWGKTETRSQSNIKLKVKIRGVDLNTCSARFQPVRRVIDTQVCAGGDRGKDSCRGDSGGGLIGTYKDSRGNYYAYLAGVVSYGPDPCGQEGFPGVYTRVSRYLDWIERNIRQ from the exons ATG GTCTGTTGTCCTGATCAAAGCAATTCCGCGTATTCCGCTCCATTCACGTTCCCAGGTCAATactatacaacaacaacaactcctTCGAGCTTACCTTCAAATCCATTACTTCCTCAAATTGGTGAGTGTGGTCGTCAAACCGAGGATCGGATAATTGGCGGAGAGATTGCTAACTTAGATGATCATCCATGGGCAGTTTTGCTGGAATATAGAAAAA ataatGGAATTCGTGATTTCCATTGCGGCGGTACTCTGATCAGCAATCGGTATGTCTTAACAGCAGCTCATTGTATTCAATCGATTCCTCCGTCATGGCGCTTAGTTAGTGTTCGTCTTGGGGAACATGATCTCACGCAAAACCCAGATTGCGAGGGATATGGTTACATGAGAGATTGTGCAGATTATCACCTTGACATTCCCATTGAGGAAGTCGTTGTAAACAACGGTTATAGTCCGTACGACGATCAACAATATAACGACATTGCATTGATTCGATTAGCGAAAACTGTTAAATTTACGGCTTTTGTGAAACCGATTTGTCTTCCAATGGACAATGagttgaaggaaaaaagtttagtTGGAGATCGTATGGAAGTTGTTGGATGGGGAAAAACTGAAAcaa gATCCCAATCAAATATAAAGCTAAAAGTCAAGATAAGAGGAGTCGATTTGAATACCTGTTCAGCCAGATTCCAACCCGTACGAAGAGTCATCGATACTCAAGTTTGTGCTGGAGGCGATCGTGGCAAAGACTCATGTCGAGGAGATTCCGGAGGAGGTCTTATTGGCACCTACAAAGACTCTCGAGGCAATTATTACGCATATCTTGCTGGCGTTGTAAGTTACGGGCCCGATCCTTGCGGACAAGAAGGTTTTCCGGGAGTTTACACACGTGTCAGTCGTTATCTCGATTGGATCGAAAGAAATATTCGAcaataa
- the LOC134828959 gene encoding serine protease easter-like, whose product FPIDPVTTTLATPKPRRAKPSKPSKGASLLPDVGQCGVQISNKIFGGTKVEFDEYPWLALLEYAKPDGSRGVHCGGALISDRYVITAAHCIPRYGNSRFRLINVHLGEYDVRTSLDCDPDDPSVCADPLQVIPVAKEIPHEGYDTQNLNNDIALLRLARKAKFTYYVKPICLPTDPALKSSEITVRQEFDVAGWGKTEFGYKSPIKLKVRVSGVTNEECAQTYLRSQAPKKIGKEQLCAGGERGKDSCNGDSGGPLMGYYKDSQGRAYFYLAGIVSFGPQECGLAGWPGVYTRITEYIPWIKSKLRS is encoded by the exons TTTCCAATTGATCCGGTAACAACGACATTAGCCACGCCCAAACCACGCCGCGCAAAGCCCTCAAAACCATCAAAGGGGGCTTCTTTACTGCCCGACGTTGGACAATGTGGCGTTCAAAtcagcaataaaatatttggcgGTACAAAAGTCGAGTTTGACGAATATCCGTGGTTAGCTTTGCTGGAATATGCGAAAC ctGATGGATCACGAGGCGTTCATTGCGGAGGTGCTCTCATCAGTGATCGTTATGTCATCACAGCAGCTCATTGTATCCCGCGTTACGGAAATTCTCGTTTTCGCTTAATTAACGTCCATTTAGGCGAATATGACGTACGAACTTCCCTCGATTGCGATCCTGATGATCCCAGTGTTTGCGCGGACCCGCTTCAAGTCATTCCAGTTGCTAAAGAAATCCCTCACGAAGGTTATGACacgcaaaatttaaacaacgaCATTGCTCTCTTGCGTCTGGCTCGCAAAGCGAAATTCACTTATTACGTGAAACCGATTTGTTTGCCGACGGATCCTGCGTTAAAAAGTAGCGAAATTACGGTGCGACAAGAATTTGACGTTGCTGGATGGGGAAAGACTGAATTCGGGTACAAAAGTCCGATAAAGCTTAAAGTTCGTGTTTCGGGCGTTACAAATGAGGAATGTGCTCAAACATATTTACGATCACAAGCTCCGAAGAAAATTGGAAAGGAGCAGTTGTGTGCGGGAGGTGAACGTGGCAAAGACAGTTGTAATGGCGACAGCGGAGGACCGTTGATGGGTTATTACAAAGATTCGCAGGGACGAGCGTATTTCTATCTCGCAGGCATTGTGAGCTTTGGACCACAGGAATGCGGACTTGCGGGATGGCCCGGCGTTTATACGAGAATCACGGAGTACATTCCCTGGATTAAATCGAAATTGCgatcttaa
- the LOC134830870 gene encoding serine protease easter-like, translated as MQKLISSIIFLFLSLIDAQQICQDYYYQPGFCVPLESCPSLLQLNRRSFADRQILSYNVCSGVYDKIPKYCCQDARNVQKIEKITTTTTTKRPAVPSISSSGSLPVPGSGNCGLHVNDKIFGGNQTGISEHPWMAMLQYTWMNGRKSFHCGGALINDRYVLTAAHCISRRATYDKPRLTGVRLGEWNVDTDPDCQEFGFTSECSQPPQDFAIEEMIVHEGYQTGSPGSPNDIALVRLSRAARFSPFVRPLCLPTATELQTKIDFSGTKFEVVGWGMTEKGFKSSIKLKVDVPYVSKENCQAAWPRKTLMETQICAGGEEGKDSCSGDSGGPLITQHADNEGNRYLYAAGVVSWGSKACGLENVPGVYTRVGAYVDWISSKIRE; from the exons atgcaaaaattaatctcgtcaattattttcttgtttttgtcaCTTATTGATGCTC aacaaatttgtCAAGATTATTACTACCAACCGGGATTTTGTGTTCCATTGGAGTCATGTCCTTCGTTACTTCAACTTAATCGTCGCTCATTTGCCGACAGACAAATTTTGAGTTACAACGTTTGTTCGGGAGTTTATGACAAAATACCGAAATATTGCTGTCAAGATGCCAgaaatgtgcaaaaaattgaaaaaattacaacaacaacgacgacaaagAGGCCTGCAGTGCCATCCATAAGCTCTTCAGGCTCGTTACCTGTGCCTGGAAGCGGAAATTGCGGTTTGCATGTGAACGACAAGATTTTTGGAGGCAATCAAACGGGAATTAGTGAACATCCGTGGATGGCGATGTTGCAATATACTTGGa tgaacGGCAGAAAATCTTTCCATTGCGGCGGTGCACTTATCAACGATCGTTACGTTTTGACAGCAGCTCATTGCATTTCACGTCGAGCAACGTACGATAAACCTCGTTTAACTGGCGTTCGGTTGGGCGAATGGAACGTCGACACAGATCCCGATTGTCAAGAATTCGGTTTCACCTCAGAATGTTCGCAACCGCCTCAAGATTTCGCCATTGAAGAGATGATCGTGCATGAAGGGTATCAAACTGGATCGCCTGGAAGCCCAAATGACATTGCTCTTGTGCGTCTTTCACGCGCAGCACGTTTTTCGCCCTTTGTGAGGCCTTTATGTCTTCCAACAGCGACAGAGTTACAAACCAAAATTGACTTTTCCGGCACAAAATTTGAAGTTGTTGGATGGGGAATGACAGAAAAAGGctttaaaagttcaataaaattaaaagttgatgTTCCTTATGTCTCGAAAGAGAATTGTCAAGCAGCGTGGCCTCGAAAAACCCTGATGGAAACGCAAATTTGTGCCGGAGGCGAAGAAGGAAAAGATTCGTGTAGCGGAGATTCGGGAGGACCGTTGATTACGCAACATGCCGATAACGAAGGGAATCGATATTTGTATGCGGCGGGCGTTGTGAGTTGGGGTTCGAAGGCTTGCGGTTTGGAAAATGTACCTGGCGTTTACACGAGAGTTGGGGCTTATGTTGATTGGATTTCGAGTAAAATTAGAGAataa
- the LOC134828960 gene encoding CLIP domain-containing serine protease HP8-like, producing MNLPVPGEGCGFMVSDKIYRHGTRAAIGDFPWITLLLTENSNFACSGALINEKYVLTSADCIKRNPVTTVRLGEYNLNTTNDCYRYGITMECSDPVQEIPIEDVKIHEKADIALLRLTKSVKKSIFVRPICLPSQNEDKNIDEGKLFSIAGWKNGDFVEKQTTEIRGVNSNECNGTREFICVKGEEDVIDDGGALMATHNDGKGNNYYYAAGILKNEWLESDGKKFKKEFTRISNYVDWIQDNLVE from the coding sequence ATGAATCTTCCTGTGCCTGGAGAAGGATGCGGTTTTATGgtttctgataaaatttatcgacATGGAACACGTGCTGCGATCGGAGATTTTCCTTGGATCACATTACttttaacggaaaattcaaattttgcatgTTCTGGCGCgttaattaacgaaaaatatgttttaacgTCAGCGGATTGCATTAAAAGAAATCCTGTAACAACTGTTCGTTTGGgcgaatataatttaaatacgaCGAACGATTGTTACAGATACGGCATCACGATGGAATGTTCAGATCCAGTACAAGAAATCCCAATTGAAGATgtaaaaattcacgaaaaagcCGACATTGCGTTGCTGCGATTGACGAAATctgtgaaaaaatcaatttttgtgagACCAATTTGTCTTCCGAGTCAAAATGAGGACAAAAATATCGACGAAGGGAAGCTTTTTTCGATCGCTGGATGGAAAAATGGTGATTTTGTGGAGAAACAAACGACAGAAATTCGTGGAGTTAATTCAAACGAATGCAATGGAACAAGAGAGTTCATTTGTGTCAAAGGAGAAGAAGACGTGATCGATGACGGCGGGGCGTTGATGGCGACTCATAATGATGGAAaaggaaataattattattatgcagcgggaattttgaaaaatgaatggCTTGAAagtgatggaaaaaaatttaaaaaagagttTACGAGAATTTCTAATTATGTTGATTGGATTCAAGATAATCTCGTTGAAtag